From Fusarium oxysporum f. sp. lycopersici 4287 chromosome 10, whole genome shotgun sequence:
GGAAGCAACATCACTGCCTTCTACACTCGAAGGGGCTGATGATATTGTTCGAGAGTTAGGATTAGAGTCAGTCTCTTTGTTTCGTTCTGCGAGAAGAGCCTCCAGCCTCTCCAATCGTGTGAGAATGTCCGCCTCCCTGCCCGCAGAAGACGGTCCtccacctccgcctccgcCTCCGCTTACACCTCCGCCTGCACGTTTAGAAATCGGCCGTGAAGACGGGGCCGTTGCCCGGGGTGGGTCTTGAGCCTGGCATTGAACTCCGCGGCTTGTGCAATTGGAACACGGAAATTCTCTACTGCAGCGCAACTTGCGCACACGGCAGAAGTTGCAAGACACAGGACGCTGACGAGGCTGACGACCCATGGCTTCAGTTACACTGTTACGGTGGTTTTtttcttggctttgttgTGAGGAATGAATAGGCGGTGATTAAGAACGGGCGAAAATGCCATTCCCCATGGAAGCTCCGCGGAATATCCATGGCCCCGACTCCGACACGGGACAACTTATAACATTACTTCCTTACATTTGGCTTTGCTTACGCCTCCTATTTGTTCGATTTGACTGAAACTATTGGTTCAGTATGATAAATCCTTCTGGATAAATGGCGAGGGTTGTGACTATTACCAATCCATACTATTGTCGAGATTGGCTTGGATCATCTACACCCACTTCCCAATGACTCCCGGTCTCCAGATTGGTAGATCGGCCCCGATGTTAAGACACGGACATAAGCCGTTTGCCGTTGAGGCTCCCGGTCAAATGGTCCCTTCGTTTGTAGTATGCATTAGTGCCTCTAGGGAAACTTTAGATCTGCTGGGGATCAAGCATATAATAACAGGCCCCTTCCCAACCATTCCAACTCCTTTTAGACCCTCAGCCTTACACGAGCATCTTCTTGCTTGATGCTGTCTGTCAAAGCTCGAACTATCGGACGAGCAGAACTTACTCATAAGTGCCGAATCACTCACTCGAGTGCATACAAGACAGCATGAAACATGTCGAAGTTGACGACCAGCTGGTCAGTGCTGCCACTCCAGCACCAATACCCGAAGAGGATCTCAAGAAAAGCGAAAGAGATCTTGAAGAGGGATCTACATCAGTCGAATTCGATGATCCTCCTTCAGATGACCCCAATATTGTTAATTGGGACGGCCCTGACGACCCAGCCAACCCTCAGAACTGGtcaatgaagaagaagacaatcAATGTCATCCTCGTCTCATCTGTTACATTCGTCACGTAAGAATACTTCATTTCCTTTTGATAAAGCTCACTCACCTAACACTTCCAGGCCACTTGCGTCTTCCATCTTTGCACCAAGTATCGATCAAGTCATGAGGGAGTTCCACTCGACAAACGAGCAACTGGCATCGTTCATCGTCTCAGTATACCTTCTTGGTTACTGCTTTGGTCCCCTAGTCATCGCACCTTTGTCTGAAATGTACGGCCGACTCCCGCTGTACCACATCTGCAATGTTCTCTTCGTCGCCTTCACTGTGGCCTGCGCCAAGGCCCCTAACCTGGGGGGACTTATCGCATTCCGACTCCTTGCTGGCCTTGCTGGATCTTGCCCGCTAACAATCGGAGCTGGCTCGTTAGCTGATATGATCTCCAAGGAGAAGCGTGGAGCTGCCATGTCTTCATGGGCTCTTGGACCTCTTTTTGGACCAGTAATTGGACCGATTGGTAAGTGAAACTTTAGGTTGAGTGATGCCCAAAACTGACAACTCCAGCTGGTGGATATCTTTCGGCAGCGAAGGGCTGGCGATGGTCTTTCTGGGTTGTTGCTATTGTTGTAAGTAAGCTCTTATATCTATACTTGGATATTGAACCAAAGGCTGACATTGGTTATCGATAGGCTGGTGCGATCACGATTGTTGCTTTCATTTTCATGAGAGAAACATATGCGTAcgctcttcttgagaagaaggccaagaagctgcGCAAAGAAACAGGGAACACTAAGCTTCGTTCAGTCCTTGACAATGGCACTACCACGAAGGAAGTCTTCCGTCTGGCTATCACGAGACCTACCAAGATGCTTCTCTTCGCGCCCATCGTGTCGCTTCTATCATTTTATATGGCTCTGGTGTACGGGTATCTCTACCTTCTCTTCACAGCCATGCCATCACTCTTTGAGGGAGAATATCATTTCTCCAGTGGATCAGTTGGTCTGTCATATATTGGTCTCGGAGTTGGCTCCTTGACAGGGCTTCTCATTTCTGGAGCATCAATAGACCGCTTCGCTCAATATCTTACTAGCAAGAATGGTGGAGAGCCCAAGCCAGAGTATCGACTTCCGTTCATGGGGGGGGCTTGCTTTATCGTTCCGGCTGGATTATTTATGTTTGGATGGTCTGCTGAGCATAAAGACCATTGGATTGTGCCCATCATAGGTACTTCATTCTTGGGATGTGGCATGATCATCGTATTTGTAAGTGCTCTACCTCTATATGCTGCAACCCGATTTTCAGCTCACTGACTCTTCATCAGATGTGCATCTCAGTCTACCTGGTCGATGCATACGTTCAGTATGCTGCATCTGCCATTGCTGCAAGCACTGTACTTCGTTCGCTGGTTGGAGCATTATTGCCTCTTGCAGGACGAAGTATGTACAAGAGCCTAGGTTATGGATGGGGAACCTCATTGCTAGGCTTCattgcagctgcagcaaTCCCATTGCCGTTTATCTTTTACAAGTACGGCGAAAGGATTCGAAGAAAGAACTTGTTTGACGTCAAGTTCTAGATGGATAGACAATATGCGTATTTATGTTATGATTGTAAGCTCTTGGGGGAACGTATTGATAAACGAGCAAAAGTCGGCATTAGGATCTGAGGCGGGCAATTAGGATCATCTCCATTCTGTATAGATAGATTAGGAAGCACACTTACGATCACCAGCAATAGGTGATGGTTAATAAGAACAAGGGTAGCAACTCCAGATGTATTCATCAGCCTTGTGATACAGAGAGTTTTGCCAGATTCTGACATGTTCATGTCTTTAGAGCCCGTTGCAGATCTCAAGCTCCGAACCTTGCCGGAATCAGCTGAGCAGACTTGGTGTTTACTGTTGATCCTTGTTCTTTAACTGGTGAAGTCACCGTATCCATCGTGACATATAACTTTGTCCGGTTGAGATTGAGTGAAAGATTGAATGGAACTCTTGGATTAAACAAAATGCGATGGAACTTTGGACAAATCTGAAACTGTTTCGTCCCGAAAAATGTCATACTTATCAATATCAAGTCCAATTAATTCATGACATCTGATCCATGCCGTTGGGTTCAGTGTCTTGTAAGCTTTGGCCAATCATGGACAAGGCGATTTCATCAGTTCGTGCAAAACCGGCAACAAGGAAAAGAATAGATCACGTGATAAGAAAATGCACCAATCCGAGCCCGAGGCAAGAGGGACCCATCGTATGATTGCTCCCGTCTTGCTAATTCTGACATTCCCCGAATAactcgccttcttctccacgaAACCTCTCTCGAACTCGCACTCGCACTCCACGCTCTCGAGCGCACCAATTGAGCTTCTCTCCCGCTCGTCTCGTCATCGCCGATTACCTCACATATACCGTTCACGATGCTGCGCACATCAGCCTCCAACCTGCTGCGCAAGAGCCTGGTGCGCAGCACTCCCGCCCTGGCCTCACGAGCTGCCTCGACTCACGCCATCTCTAACCCGACCCTCGCCAACATCGAGAAGCGATGGGAGGGCATGCCTCTCCAAGAGCAGGCCGAGCTCTGGATGGCTCTGCGTGATCGCATGCAGTCCAACTGGACCGAGCTGACCcttcaggagaagaaagctgGTGCGTCACAAACTCTCCTCAACTGCGAAAATACCTCCATCCCGCCCGCGTAGCCGAGATATTGGGTCACAACCACCACAACACATCACCACACATGCTTCAGCCTTGCCGGTCATTGATGATTCACTCAACACCTCAATTGCACAGCTTCAGCCTTGCATTGGACCCTCCACGAGCCTCAATTGCATCATGTAGAACCCAAGCACCCAATTCGTCTTCCTGATTGGTAGATGGGGCTTCGATATAGCTTTGCCCGTTACATCAACGGCCCATTCCCTGCATCACCATGTATAACTGCGTCACAACCATAAAACTAACTCAAACTCTCTCAACAGCTTACTGGATTGCCTTCGGTCCTCACGGTCCCCGCGCTGCCGACCCCCCTGGAACCGGTGCCCGCGTCGCCTGGGGTGTCTTCATCGGTCTCGCCGCCAGTGTCGCTCTCTTCGGTGCTGTCCGTGTTGTCGCCAAGCCCGCTCCTTACACCATGACCCAGGAGTACCAGGAGGAGACCAACGAGTTCCTCAAGGTATGTTCCATCTTGTCTACATCGCATCCGGTCACTTGGCTAACAAGGACTTTCAGAACCAAAAATCCGATCCTTTCACCGGTATCACCTCTCCTGGTTATGCTGGCAAGGGTATGGTCCAGTCTCCCCCCAAGGGCAACTAAATTCAATACACAACATCGTTTCCTTTGTGCTAGAAGCTGGAGTGACTCTACGGAGACGTCTTGATGTGTAAAAGGGCCTCTGGTACGTATGGATATGACCAGAGGTTTCGAGGTCGCTCCAGAGATATCAAGTCCTCTTGGTGTAAATACTGTACTACAACAACGAAACCCGAGTCGAGTCATTTTTTTGATTGAATTTGTTCGCTTGCCTATCTCTGTGGGAGCGTACCCGAAGCTTTGCCTGACCATTCTGTCGACATTAAATCCAGTTAATCAAAATAGTAATTGCTCCAATACGCCTCGTTTCCAATGATGTTGAACTTAGCCACCGCTCTGTCCTGCTTCTCGGTACTTTTCGAATGTGTTCTCGGGTTCCCCTTTGGCTGGATTCATCTCTTCTGCCTGCATCCTTCTGTCCACCTCAAACCGGCCGTCCTTGCCCCAGTATCCTGCCTTCTCCGTTCCCTTTACGCATCCCTCGGTGATGAGTACATAAGGCATCGGAGCATCAAACATGGGCTCTGCTAGGACAcgctccatctccatcttgagACCTCGGGCGCCTGTTTCTGAAGCAGCAGCTCGCTCCGCGATAGCATATAATGATTTCTCTGTGAAGAATAATCGCGAAGGGTACGTCTCGAAAAGAGCGGTATACTGAGCAACAAGGCTGTTTTTGGGTTCAGTCAGAATACGTAAGAGATCTTCTTTAGAAAGCGGACTAAGAGCACAGATATTGTGCAAACGCCCTATCAACTCGGGAATGAAACcgaagctttgtagatcAGCAGGAGTGGTAAGATCTAACGGCGTGAACGATGAAGCTGATTGAGGGTTGTGGTGAGGCAAATGCGTATATGTTTCTGCCGGCAGAGTTTGCTTGTTGCCAGACATAGAGGAGCGTCCCCTAAGTTCTCCGCCGAATCCCATCGTCGGTCTTGCAACTCTCTTCAGGACAGCCTTGTCTAGCCCGACAAAGGCGCCGCAGAACACAAAGAGAATGTTAGTAGTGTCAATAGTATACTGGTCAACCTTGCCACCTGGAGGAGCTGCCTGAGGAGTCGAGGAAGATGGCCCAGATGCGCTATAGTTCGTCGTGATAGGTGGCGTAGATCGGGATGAGCGGTTGTCCTTGACATTGATGGTAACTTTTGTTCCCTCAACGAGCTTCAGCAGCGCCTGTTGAACACCCTCGCCCCCAACATCCCGACCAGTAGTCGTTTCGCGCCTTGCAATCTTGTCGAATTCATCTAGAACAACAATACCGTGCTCTGTTGCCTTGATGTCATAATTGGCTTCGATAAGAAGCCGCTCGATGCAGGTCTCAACGTCCTGTCCTATGTATCCAGCCTGAGTGAAGGAGTTGCAGTCACAGATAGAGAAGGGTACGTTTATCTTTTTGCTTAGTGTTCTAAGTTCTGTCAGTTTAATCGTTTCAGCAGTTGATAGAAGAAGACAGACTCTAGTATGTAAGTCTTGCCAACACCCGTGGGACCGACCAGAAGGAGGTTACTCTTGTCTATCTTGACGTGATCGGGAACTGTTATATCCTCTGCAACATAGAGATGGTCCATTGGGTCGTCATCGAATTCGTGGTTATCGTGAAGCGCACGGACCGACTCATTATGGCCCGGGAACTCATCTTTAAGAGTATCAGCAGCGTAACGCTCAGGGATAGAACCATGTACACGCTGACCTTCGACAGGGTGCATCTCACGACGTTTCTGATGCAGTTCTCTGTCTCTCGCAAACCTCTGGCGCATTACCTTATCCCGCCTGTTCCGGTCCTCGTGCTCATGTTGGTGTCTTCGCCGTAGATTCTGGTAGTGATTGAAGATGGTTGCGCATATTGTCTTCTTGGCCCGGTCCTGGCCAACGACGTAGTCGTCTACTCTTTTCTTGAGATCGCGTGGGTAGAACTGCGGTACGCCAAAGTTGGTCTTGTTGAACATGGGGCCACGCCCCGCATCGACTGATGGGTCATAGCTGCTACTGAAGCCTGAATTGAAGTCGTTGTTGCGTCGTGAAGCTATAGGGGAGCCTGAGATATAGCGGTGTTGTTGTCGTAATCGGGAATTGTAAGAGGATAGGCAACGTGTCGTAGTAGGTACCGGTCGTGTGGCACAGCGCGAGAGATGGCAAAGACAGCAACGAGCGGTAGGGAGTGCCCTTACGAAGGGCGACATTATGATATATATTCAGTTTGCATAATATTGGAGGATGATACAAAGCGGAGCGTCAGGCCACAGTTGACTGAGTTGTAGTATATCTGGGCAGACGATGACGGGATGCGGGGAACGGTTACAGCTTAATGCGGTCGTGCGAGAGCAAGGCCGACGATAGAGCCTATCGATTCGATAACATGGAAATGGTTACAGCGAGATTGGTTATAGGACTGGCGTAGGGAGGACGATGCTTCTATGACTGTAGTTACGGAATTGAGGATTATGTGATACCGACCTGCGCTTTGTCTGACCTACCAGCTCCGGGACCCTTTCCGCCGCCAGCAGCGTCCGCTATCGGGGTCAGGTGGAAGCTTAGGCACCTTAGAGCCCAGGCCAACCGTCAAGGCAATTGCGCACAGGAGCTGATAGCGAGTAGCAGCCACTGACAGGCCTAGACTGCAGCGGCGTCCCCGCTAAACAAGCCGGGCCGACATGGGGGATCTGATACTAGCCCCCGGCCTCCCCAAGCACCCCAAAGCGCAAACTATTTGCTCCATGAATTTGATGGGACCCGTCCGAACTGCACAATGATTCTCGCGCAACATCAGAAGTGTCTTTTACAGGAAGTGGCGATATTACGAGGTTCTCGGTTGGGTCCAGTGTCACCCTCTCTCAACCACATGTTGAGCGTTGCAGACACATAGACTGAAAATGCCTTCCATTTAAGGGACAGCGTGCAGATACGTACCGTAGCCGTTGAGAGAAATTCACAATTCGCGACGTCATCCCAACTTATCGATAAAGCTCTGAGTGGGCAACCCGAACTGAAACTGAAAGGTTGGTTACCTTAGGCGAATGAGCTAGATAGGAGGTTGCAAGGTCTCTGATATTGCAGTTCTACTTCTGTTGCCACAATTTTCTGATTCTGCATCTTATTTTTCAAGCCTCTTTTCATCTGGGAAGTTGCTTTAAGATCCTTTGTGCTTCTGTGGCGATTCTTCATCTCCCTCGATTGTGTCTcacttcaagctcaacaatTGTCTGAAGCTTGCAACACCAATATCCTGACTACCCCGCCCACCTGAAGACCTACCTTACTTACCTACCTCCCTTCTACAACCGCGTCGTATTTTCAATTCAACTTTGAAAAATGGCCGCAATTGTTGAAAACTCGTCCAATTCCTTGGACCCCAATCACTCTGGCGGTGCTGTGGGTGACATTCCTAACGACGGTACAGGTAAGCCTATGCATGGCCTGACATGTGATGATCTGATAGTCAAGAACGCCACGCTCATGATGTATTCTAGGCGTTGTGAAGCTCGATCCTTGGCTGGAGCCCTTCAGCGAAGCCCTCAGAAGGCGCTTTTCTAAAACTCAAGATTggatcaagaccatcaatgATACCGAAGGGGCCTTGAGAAGTTCAGCAGGGTAAGCTTCCAGCTTCCAATTCACCGAGTCGCGTTACTGATACTTGTTGTCTATAGGGCGCTGAGAAAATTTGGCTTTCAACGCGTATCCTAATAACAACATTGTCTACCGTGAATTGGCCGCCCAATGCCANNNNNNNNNNNNNNNNNNNNNNNNNNNNNNNNNNNNNNNNNNNNNNNNNNNNNNNNNNNNNNNNNNNNNNNNNNNNNNNNNNNNNNNNNNNNNNNNNNNNNNNNNNNNNNNNNNNNNNNNNNNNNNNNNNNNNNNNNNNNNNNNNNNNNNNNNNNNNNNNNNNNNNNNNNNNNNNNNNNNNNNNNNNNNNNNNNNNNNNNNNNNNNNNNNNNNNNNNNNNNNNNNNNNNNNNNNNNNNNNNNNNNNNNNNNNNNNNNNNNNNNNNNNNNNNNNNNNNNNNNNNNNNNNNNNNNNNNNNNGACACAGGATTTGTATGTATCTCCTGCATACGATGCCCACTTCTGGAACCCTCCAGCCTCCGAGACATACAAGTTCAAGAATTCTCGACCCAAGAAGCCCGCAAGCGTTCGTGTGTATGAGGCGCATGTCGGTATCTCCAGCCCTGACCAGCGGTTGCGACTTACAAGGAGTTTACCAAGAACATGCTTCCACGAATTAAGAACCTAGGTTACAATGTGATTCAACTGATGGCTGTGATGGAACATGCGTACTATGCCAGCTTTGGCTATCAaatcaacaacttcttcgCAGCTAGCAGTCGATACGGTACTCCCGAGGacctcaaggagctcatTGACACCGCTCACGGCCTCGGAATTACCATGCTTCTCGATGTTGTCCACAGCCACGCTTCCAAGAATGTGCTCGATGGCATCAACGAGTTTGATGGTACCGATCACCATTACTTCCATGGTGGCGGCAAGGGCCGACACGATCAGTGGGACAGCCGGCTATTCAACTACGGCCACCATGAGGTGATGCGGTTCTTGCTGAGCAACTTGCGTTTTTGGATGGACGAGTACCAATTCGACGGTTTCCGATTTGATGGAGTGACCAGCATGCTATATGTTCATCATGGCATGGGCACGTAAGTGACACTATCATGATTTTATTGGCCTATCATGCTAATTCGAACAGGGGCTTCTCCGGTGGCTATCATGAGTACTTCGGCGCAgatgttgacgaggaggCTGTTGTCTATATGATGCTTGCAAACGAAATGTTGCATGAACTCTACCCAGAGGTCATTACCATTGCTGAGGATGTCTCTGGTATGCCAGCACTCTGCCTGCCACTTTCTCTTGGTGGCGTTGGATTCGACTACCGCCTTGCCATGGCCATTCCTGATATGTGGATCAAGATTCTgaaggaactcaaggatgatgaatGGGATATTGGCAACATCTGCCATACACTTACCAACCGTCGACACGGCGAAAAGACTATCGCCTATGCTGAGAGCCACGACCAGGCGTAAGTTAATGCTCCTTTGACTTGTTTCACTTTCAGCTACTAACATGCACAGTCTTGTCGGTGACAAAACACTCATGATGCATCTGTGTGACGCTGAAATGTATACCAACATGTCTACTCTGTCGCCCCTGACTCCTGTCATTGATCGTGGTATGGCACTCCACAAGATGATTCGACTTGTGACACACGGCCTTGGAGGAGAGGGATATCTGAACTTTGAGGGTAACGAGTTTGGTCACCCCGAGTGGCTCGACTTCCCGCGTGAGGGCAACAACAACTCATTCTGGTATGCTCGACGACAGCTCAACCTTACGGATGATCCCTTGCTCCGATACAAGTTCCTTGATCACTTTGACCGCTTGATGAACCAGACTGAGGCCAAGTATGGTTGGCTCCATGCGCCACAGGCGTATATCTCATTGAAACATGAAGGTGACAAGGTTATTGTGTTTGAGCGCGGTGGTCTGGTCTTTATCTTTAACTTCCACCCAACCAACAGCTTCAGCGACTACCGTATCGGAATTGATGTCGCAGGAACTTACCGTGTCGTTCTCAACACAGATAGCAAGGATGTTGGTGGTCACAACCGTGTCGATGAGAACACCCGATTCTTCACTACCCCCATGGAATGGAACAACAGGAAGAACTGGACTCATATCTATATTCCCTGCCGAACTGCTTTGGTAAGTGAGCCCGGTTTTCAAATGACTGTTTGCGTTTCCTAACATGATCTTGCAGGTTCTGGCTCTTGAGTCCACAATTTCCCAGCAGTCCTGAGTATGGAAGATGAGAGATGGAAACGGGGGTCGTGGTGAAGCTGCAAGAAGAAGTATCTGACTAGAGTGATTCCTTCATTTGGCGGGGACTGTTACAAAGTGCGCCGTTATTGGGATGAGACCCTGGTTGATGTGTCTCtggtttgttttgttttgcagatatattataacatctgaaataataaaagtcgacagtcaagaacaacaacTTCAATGTCCTAATACCTCCTTTTACCAGTCGCAAGGAACGAGGCTGACATGATCAATAATATGATGGTTCTATAGCGTTGCTAGTTGTGGTGGGGTTCTGACGATGCTCGGATTTTTCGGCTCGGTTATTCGGGAATGGATCGAAACAAAGCTCATTATTTAAACCTTGAAGTAAATTCGATCGTAAGATGTATTGGTCTAGTATTACATAGTTCTTGGTGATCGAAGAAAATGGCATCTGCAATTGATAACCGAGACATTACTGTCTTGAAGGGTATAAGTGTTATTTGAAGACCGGTTACCGAAGCTAATCTGGATGTCGtcaggttgttgagattTGAACCGGGGTCGGCTAATGGGGGGAACGGCCTGAACGGTCAAGgggaaagaaaaaaaagttggAATGGAACAATTGGCAAATCTCAGCCAAAAATTTAAATGGACCATCTAAAACTTGCAACTAGCAATTGCCCGTTGTTATTGGTTGGAATCAGGACCATCTCGGCGTAGCTAATAGACAGACCAATAGGGTTAGACACCTGAGGGAAGAGGACGGGATGCAAGATGGGGATCCCTGACTGGTCTTGTTGCCCCAGAAAAGCCTTGACTTGACAGCATCTCTTGAGAAGAACGTGGatgaggctggtgatgatTGAAATCATGATGTTCGTGGTGATCTAGATGTGAATTAATATAGCGTTCAACGCATCGACTTGATCAGGCCGCGCTCGTCATCTACACTGAGCCCGGTATTTGTTTGTATGCAGTACTTCCGTGCTTTTCGGATCATCAGCCAATCCATTTTGAGCTTCCACCACCATCTCATAGAACTCAGCAGCACACAGGTAAACCAAGCCAGGTAAATGCTACTTTCCCCGCTCCGTTTGCATCTTCCCCCTCAGAATGACATCCAGGGGTTTAATTGCTGCGAGATCATTGATGCCTTTGACTTCAACAATTGAGTCAATTCTACGTATAGAGCCAAGAATGAGATAACCGAGTGAAGATTCGGTTTCGGATATGCATCGAAGCTCAGCAAGGAAGAATGGATCAGTCCCATAATTAAGTTGAAGATGGAACCAAAGCCATTTAATGCCTGCAGGCCTAAGGAATAAGGACTCAGTGACGATTATAAGgcatctctctctctctctctctccacTGCCGCTGTTTACACTGGTTTCTATGGCCCCAAAAATGCCTGGCTCTGAGTGACCTtcaaggggaggcaagaagactTAAGACCTCCATCCTGAATGGCAAAAAtacttaggtaaattaatatGAATTTAGGAAAGATTCAGTCGACCTTAGAATAAGTATTTTTGGTACCTTGCCTTACGTCGGAAGTTTTGCTGCTCCCTGAAGGCCTTGGTTCTGGCGAGACAACCGCTATGGTTCAAGGTGGGAGAGCCAGGTCTGCGAATAATCCCGTCATGTTCATCCCGGGAAATTGCCGGCATCGCAGCTTCCCCGGCGGGGCCAGAGGTAATTTCGGGCTAGCGTTCCACGTGACACTCTACGAAAGCTCTAACCGACCAAGTCGTCCTCCCGAGCAAAACTGCTCACCTCCCGTAAAAGTTCTCcctcagcttcaaccaaCCTCTCTCCACTCCCATCTCTGATCGCTCTTTGTCATCTGGCAAGATGTT
This genomic window contains:
- a CDS encoding cytochrome c oxidase polypeptide 5, mitochondrial, whose translation is MLRTSASNLLRKSLVRSTPALASRAASTHAISNPTLANIEKRWEGMPLQEQAELWMALRDRMQSNWTELTLQEKKAAYWIAFGPHGPRAADPPGTGARVAWGVFIGLAASVALFGAVRVVAKPAPYTMTQEYQEETNEFLKNQKSDPFTGITSPGYAGKGMVQSPPKGN
- a CDS encoding ATP-dependent Clp protease ATP-binding subunit ClpX, producing MSPFVRALPTARCCLCHLSRCATRPVPTTTRCLSSYNSRLRQQHRYISGSPIASRRNNDFNSGFSSSYDPSVDAGRGPMFNKTNFGVPQFYPRDLKKRVDDYVVGQDRAKKTICATIFNHYQNLRRRHQHEHEDRNRRDKVMRQRFARDRELHQKRREMHPVEDEFPGHNESVRALHDNHEFDDDPMDHLYVAEDITVPDHVKIDKSNLLLVGPTGVGKTYILETLSKKINVPFSICDCNSFTQAGYIGQDVETCIERLLIEANYDIKATEHGIVVLDEFDKIARRETTTGRDVGGEGVQQALLKLVEGTKVTINVKDNRSSRSTPPITTNYSASGPSSSTPQAAPPGGKVDQYTIDTTNILFVFCGAFVGLDKAVLKRVARPTMGFGGELRGRSSMSGNKQTLPAETYTHLPHHNPQSASSFTPLDLTTPADLQSFGFIPELIGRLHNICALSPLSKEDLLRILTEPKNSLVAQYTALFETYPSRLFFTEKSLYAIAERAAASETGARGLKMEMERVLAEPMFDAPMPYVLITEGCVKGTEKAGYWGKDGRFEVDRRMQAEEMNPAKGEPENTFEKYREAGQSGG
- a CDS encoding ATP-dependent Clp protease ATP-binding subunit ClpX, encoding MSPFVRALPTARCCLCHLSRCATRPVPTTTRCLSSYNSRLRQQHRYISGSPIASRRNNDFNSGFSSSYDPSVDAGRGPMFNKTNFGVPQFYPRDLKKRVDDYVVGQDRAKKTICATIFNHYQNLRRRHQHEHEDRNRRDKVMRQRFARDRELHQKRREMHPVEGQRVHGSIPERYAADTLKDEFPGHNESVRALHDNHEFDDDPMDHLYVAEDITVPDHVKIDKSNLLLVGPTGVGKTYILETLSKKINVPFSICDCNSFTQAGYIGQDVETCIERLLIEANYDIKATEHGIVVLDEFDKIARRETTTGRDVGGEGVQQALLKLVEGTKVTINVKDNRSSRSTPPITTNYSASGPSSSTPQAAPPGGKVDQYTIDTTNILFVFCGAFVGLDKAVLKRVARPTMGFGGELRGRSSMSGNKQTLPAETYTHLPHHNPQSASSFTPLDLTTPADLQSFGFIPELIGRLHNICALSPLSKEDLLRILTEPKNSLVAQYTALFETYPSRLFFTEKSLYAIAERAAASETGARGLKMEMERVLAEPMFDAPMPYVLITEGCVKGTEKAGYWGKDGRFEVDRRMQAEEMNPAKGEPENTFEKYREAGQSGG
- a CDS encoding 1,4-alpha-glucan branching enzyme; this encodes MAAIVENSSNSLDPNHSGGAVGDIPNDGTGVVKLDPWLEPFSEALRRRFSKTQDWIKTINDTEGALRSSAGFGYQINNFFAASSRYGTPEDLKELIDTAHGLGITMLLDVVHSHASKNVLDGINEFDGTDHHYFHGGGKGRHDQWDSRLFNYGHHEVMRFLLSNLRFWMDEYQFDGFRFDGVTSMLYVHHGMGTGFSGGYHEYFGADVDEEAVVYMMLANEMLHELYPEVITIAEDVSGMPALCLPLSLGGVGFDYRLAMAIPDMWIKILKELKDDEWDIGNICHTLTNRRHGEKTIAYAESHDQALVGDKTLMMHLCDAEMYTNMSTLSPLTPVIDRGMALHKMIRLVTHGLGGEGYLNFEGNEFGHPEWLDFPREGNNNSFWYARRQLNLTDDPLLRYKFLDHFDRLMNQTEAKYGWLHAPQAYISLKHEGDKVIVFERGGLVFIFNFHPTNSFSDYRIGIDVAGTYRVVLNTDSKDVGGHNRVDENTRFFTTPMEWNNRKNWTHIYIPCRTALVLALESTISQQS